DNA from Pseudomonas mendocina:
GGTTGGAGCAAGCCAAGCCGGGAAAGATCCAGCGTAGTGCTCGATCAGCATGCCAATGAAACGCTCGAAGGAACCAAGGATCGCGCGGTGCAACATGACCGGACGCTTGCGGTTGTTGTCTTCGGCTATATAGCTGGCATCCAGACGCTCAGGCAGGTTCGGATCGTACTGCAGCGTACCGCACTGCCAGTTACGCCCCAGACAATCGCGCAGGGTGAACTCGATCTTCGGACCGTAGAAGGCGCCCTCGCCCGGCTGATATTCCCAGGCCAGGCCTGATTCATTCAGCGCCTCAGCCAGCGCCCCCTCGGCACGATCCCACAACTCGTCGGAACCCACGCGCTTGGCCGGGCGAGTCGAGAGCTTCATGGCGATATCGGTGAAACCGAAGTCCGAATAGACCTGCAGGGTCAGCTTGATAAAGTCGGCCGCTTCCTTCTTCACCTGCTCTTCGGTACAGAAGATATGCGCATCGTCCTGCACGAAGCCACGCACACGCATGATGCCGTGCAGCGCGCCAGACGGCTCGTTACGGTGACAAGCACCGAACTCGGCCAGGCGCAGTGGCAGGTCGCGGTAGGACTTCAGACCCTGATTGAAGATCTGTACGTGGCACGGGCAGTTCATCGGCTTGACGGCGTAGTCGCGATTCTCCGAGGCCGTGGTGAACATGTTCTCGGCGTAGTTGGACCAGTGACCGGAGCGCTCCCACAGAATGCGATCGACCACCTGAGGCGTACGCACCTCCACATAGCCGTGCTCACGCTGCACCTGGCGCATGTATTGCTCCAGCACCTGGTAGACAGTCCAGCCATTGGGGTGCCAGAAGACCATGCCCGGCGCTTCTTCCTGCAGATGGAACAGATCCAGCTGCTTGCCAATGCGGCGGTGATCGCGCTTTTCGGCCTCTTCGATGCGCTGGATATAAGCAGCCAGCTGCTTCTTGTCAGCCCAAGCAGTGCCATAAACCCGCTGCAGCTGCTCGTTTTTCGAGTCGCCGCGCCAGTAGGCGCCGGAAATACGGGTGAGTTTGAATGCCTTGAGGAAACGCGTGTTAGGCACGTGCGGGCCGCGACACATGTCGACGTACTCTTCATGGAAATACAGACCCATGGCCTGCTCATCCGGCATGTCGTCGATCAGGCGCAGCTTGTATTCCTCGCCACGCGACTTGAACAGCTCAATGACCTCGGCACGCGGCGTCATCTTCTTGATGACGTCGTAATCCTTGTCGATCAGCTCGGCCATGCGCTTTTCGATGGCCGCCATGTCTTCCGGAGTGAAGGGGCGATCGATCGCAATGTCGTAATAGAAGCCTTCGTCAATGACCGGACCGATCACCATCTTGGCGTTCGGGTACAGCTGCTTGACCGCATGCCCAACCAGGTGAGCACAGGAGTGGCGGATGATCTCCAGCCCCTCTTCGTCTTTCGGCGTGATGATCTGCAAGGTGGCATCGGTATCGATCACGTCACAGGCATCGACCTGCTTGCCGTTTACCTTGCCAGCCAGGGTGGCCTTGGCCAGACCCGCACCAATGGATTGAGCGACCTCCAGCACGGATACCGGATGATCGAACGAACGTTGACTGCCGTCGGGAAGAGTAATGATGGGCATGGCGCCTCCTCTCCTAGTGGTGACCCCTACCAAAGGTCACGTGGGTTGGGATGAGCCAGGAAGCGATTCAGCGGTATACCCACCTAACGATGGCAGGAGCCCGAGGGCCAACGCGTCCGAACCAGAGTCACTGGAAGTAAAGAGTGCGGATGCTTTCAGAAAGCCTGAGCCCTGACAAGCGGCCGCACAAACAATCACGAAAAACCTGAAGCATCACCCGACAAAACCGGGCAATAAAAAAGGGGTCGCTTAGCGACCCCTTTTTATCGATTTGGTAGGCACAATTGGACTCGAACCAACGACCCCCACCATGTCAAGGTGGTGCTCTAACCAACTGAGCTATGTGCCTTCGATGGGTGCGCATTCTACGCAGATCTTTTGGGCCGTCAACAGGTTTTTTCGCTAACTCACTGAAATAGGCCAATTTTTTATCGAAATAGGATCGTTGAATATTTTGCACGGACACTAGCCGGCTATTTTCAACTCAGGTAGCATCGGATCATTCGTAAAAAATAAAGAACAGAGGTTCAAGATGGCGCACACGGCATATCCACAATCCTATTACGCCGCCTCAGCCAACCCCGTCCCGCAACGCCCTGCTCTGCAAGGTGAGGTGGAGACCGATGTGTGCATCATCGGTGCGGGCTACACCGGCCTGTCCACTGCACTGTTCCTGCTGGAGAACGGTTTCAAGGTGAGCATCGTCGAAGCGGCCAAGGTCGGCTTTGGTGCATCGGGCCGCAACGGCGGCCAGATCGTCAATAGCTACAGCCGAGACATCGACGTGATCGAACGCACGGTCGGCCCCAAGCAGGCGCAATTGCTTGGGCAGATGGCTTTCGAGGGTGGCCGCATCATCCGTGAGCGCATCGCCAAATACGACATCCAGTGCGACCTGAAGGACGGTGGCGTATTCGCCGCGTTGACCAGCAAGCAGATGGGCCACCTGGAATCGCAGAAGAAACTCTGGGAGCGCTACGGCCACACCCAGCTGGAACTGATGGACGCCAAGCGCATTCGCGAAGTGGTTGCTACTGAGAACTATGTCGGCGGGATGCTGGACATGAGCGGTGGCCATATCCACCCACTGAATCTGGCCCTGGGCGAAGCCGCTGCAGTGGAGTCGCTGGGTGGCGTGATCTATGAACAGTCCCCCGCCACACGCATCGAGCGTGGCGCCAACCCGGTGGTGCACACCCCGGAAGGTCGCATCAAGGCTAAGTTCGTGGTCGTCGCAGGTAACGCCTACCTGGGCAATCTGGTGCCGGAGTTGGCGTCCAAGTCGATGCCGTGCGGCACGCAAGTGATCACCACCGAGCCGCTGTCCGACGAAGTGGCTGCCAGCCTGCTGCCGCAGGATTACTGCGTGGAAGACTGCAACTACCTGCTCGACTACTACCGCCTCACCGGCGACAAGCGCCTGATCTACGGCGGTGGCGTGGTCTATGGCGCACGCGACCCGGCCAACATCGAAGCGATCATCCGGCCGAAGATGCTCAAGACCTTCCCGCAGCTGAAGAACGTGAAGATCGACTTCGCCTGGACCGGCAACTTCCTGCTGACGCTTTCGCGCCTGCCGCAGGTCGGTCGCATCGGCGACAACATCTACTACTCGCAAGGCTGCAGCGGCCATGGCGTGACCTACACGCACCTGGCAGGCAAGGTTCTGGCCGAGGCGCTGCGTGGTCAGGCCGAGCGTTTCGATGCCTTCGCCGGCCTGCCGCACTACCCCTTCCCGGGCGGTCGCCTTTTCCAGGTACCGTTCAGCGCCATCGGCGCCTGGTACTACACCCTGCGTGACAAGCTCGGCGTGTGATCATCCTGCACACCACTGAAAACGGCGCCCGAGGGCGCCGTTTTCATGTGCATCATGGGCAGACCGACAAGGCCTGACACTGCCCAGGGCTACCACCGACCTTCGACGGCGCAGCGAAGCGCTCATCATCCGGCGCCAGACGCTGTGCGCACGCCTGGGCCTGCTGCGCCTCACGGGCACAGCCCTGCTCGCCCAGCACCTGCGACAGGTTGAACCAACCCGCAGCGAACCCCGGCTCGCGCTTCAGGCTCTCACGCAACGCCTGCTCGGCACCCTTGCGGTCACCATCGGCGTAGCGGCTGTTGCTCAGGGCAAACCATGGCAGTGACTGCTCCGGCCAAGCCTCGGCGGCGCGGCGATAGGCGCGCCGCGCCGGCTGGGCATTGCCAGTTTGCTCAAGGTCGTTGGCGGCCTTCATCCAGACCTGCATGTCGGCCTGCGCCGGCAGGCGCTCCGGCGGCAAGGTCACTACCGCCCAGCGACCACCGCGTGCCCAGGTTCTGTCGAAGCTGTTGAAGCTGTCTTCGAGCCTGCGCGTAGTCGCCGAACGCAGAATCAACGTACGCTCGCGACGGTCATAACCCACTACAACCGCGAAGTGCCATTGCGGGTAGAAGTCGAACGCCAGGTTCTGCAGCACCAGCACCGGATTACCGGCGGCCACTTCGGCCAATACAGCCTCCAGACGCGGCTGCAACGGGTACACCAGCATTTCGTGATTGCGCGCGGCGGCGACCATCTCGACCTGCAAGCTGCCTTCGCGGCTGGGGATGTAGACCTTGTCCTTGAGCGCACCGGGCGTGGTCAGCACACCACGCTGGTTGAGCATGGTAGCCAAGGCGGCCGGGCCGCACTGGTAGGCGTCCTGGGGGAAGAAGGGAACGTCGGTGAGCTCCACCCGCTCAGGCAAACGCTCGCCCACCGGTGATAACACCGGAGAGCGAGCGCAGGCTGTGAGTAGAACGATCGATGCGATACAGCAGAGGCGAATCAGCGATTTATGCATTTGACGAAATTGAAGATGTTGGTGGCGCACAGCATATCAGTGATGATGAAGATCACCAGAAACAACACGATGATGCCGACCACACCCGCACCGGCTGGTGCCTGATCCAACTGCTGGTTGAACTGCGCCAGCTCGGCCGGGGTCAGGCTGGCGATACGCGACTCGACCTGATCACGGTCGACGCCCATGGATACCAGTTTCTCCTTCACCTGCTCGTCATCGAGCATGGCCATCAACTGCTCCTGATCCACCTTGTGCTGCTGCTCGGCGATCACCTCGTGAGTGCCGACCATCGCCGCGTTCGCGGCAGGAATCTGTACCACCAGCAGCAGGTGAAACAGCGCGGTCATCGCGGCCAGACGACGCATAACGGGGTTCATGGAAATTGTCATTGTGGTTATCTCCTGAGGGACGAGGTAGCCAATAGACAGCATCAAAATCGCTCAGGTTCACTCCACCGATTCGCAGCCGTTCACGTATCCATCAGAAGCTGGCTGAGCACCGCACGCAGCTTGCCTGGCTTGACCGGCTTGTTCAGCAGCGGAGCCCCCAAGGCCTGCAGATCACGGCGGCAGGCGTCGCTGCGATCGGCGCTGATGATCAGTGCCGGGATCGGTCTGGAAAATTCGCT
Protein-coding regions in this window:
- a CDS encoding PA2779 family protein — translated: MTISMNPVMRRLAAMTALFHLLLVVQIPAANAAMVGTHEVIAEQQHKVDQEQLMAMLDDEQVKEKLVSMGVDRDQVESRIASLTPAELAQFNQQLDQAPAGAGVVGIIVLFLVIFIITDMLCATNIFNFVKCINR
- the thrS gene encoding threonine--tRNA ligase — protein: MPIITLPDGSQRSFDHPVSVLEVAQSIGAGLAKATLAGKVNGKQVDACDVIDTDATLQIITPKDEEGLEIIRHSCAHLVGHAVKQLYPNAKMVIGPVIDEGFYYDIAIDRPFTPEDMAAIEKRMAELIDKDYDVIKKMTPRAEVIELFKSRGEEYKLRLIDDMPDEQAMGLYFHEEYVDMCRGPHVPNTRFLKAFKLTRISGAYWRGDSKNEQLQRVYGTAWADKKQLAAYIQRIEEAEKRDHRRIGKQLDLFHLQEEAPGMVFWHPNGWTVYQVLEQYMRQVQREHGYVEVRTPQVVDRILWERSGHWSNYAENMFTTASENRDYAVKPMNCPCHVQIFNQGLKSYRDLPLRLAEFGACHRNEPSGALHGIMRVRGFVQDDAHIFCTEEQVKKEAADFIKLTLQVYSDFGFTDIAMKLSTRPAKRVGSDELWDRAEGALAEALNESGLAWEYQPGEGAFYGPKIEFTLRDCLGRNWQCGTLQYDPNLPERLDASYIAEDNNRKRPVMLHRAILGSFERFIGMLIEHYAGSFPAWLAPTQAVIMNITDKQADFAREVEKTLNQSGFRAKVDLRNEKIGFKIREHTLLKVPYLLVIGDREVETRSVAVRTREGVDLGSLPIEQFAAQLQQAVSRRGRQDLE
- a CDS encoding PA2778 family cysteine peptidase, whose protein sequence is MHKSLIRLCCIASIVLLTACARSPVLSPVGERLPERVELTDVPFFPQDAYQCGPAALATMLNQRGVLTTPGALKDKVYIPSREGSLQVEMVAAARNHEMLVYPLQPRLEAVLAEVAAGNPVLVLQNLAFDFYPQWHFAVVVGYDRRERTLILRSATTRRLEDSFNSFDRTWARGGRWAVVTLPPERLPAQADMQVWMKAANDLEQTGNAQPARRAYRRAAEAWPEQSLPWFALSNSRYADGDRKGAEQALRESLKREPGFAAGWFNLSQVLGEQGCAREAQQAQACAQRLAPDDERFAAPSKVGGSPGQCQALSVCP
- a CDS encoding FAD-binding oxidoreductase, whose amino-acid sequence is MAHTAYPQSYYAASANPVPQRPALQGEVETDVCIIGAGYTGLSTALFLLENGFKVSIVEAAKVGFGASGRNGGQIVNSYSRDIDVIERTVGPKQAQLLGQMAFEGGRIIRERIAKYDIQCDLKDGGVFAALTSKQMGHLESQKKLWERYGHTQLELMDAKRIREVVATENYVGGMLDMSGGHIHPLNLALGEAAAVESLGGVIYEQSPATRIERGANPVVHTPEGRIKAKFVVVAGNAYLGNLVPELASKSMPCGTQVITTEPLSDEVAASLLPQDYCVEDCNYLLDYYRLTGDKRLIYGGGVVYGARDPANIEAIIRPKMLKTFPQLKNVKIDFAWTGNFLLTLSRLPQVGRIGDNIYYSQGCSGHGVTYTHLAGKVLAEALRGQAERFDAFAGLPHYPFPGGRLFQVPFSAIGAWYYTLRDKLGV